A window from Cryptomeria japonica chromosome 1, Sugi_1.0, whole genome shotgun sequence encodes these proteins:
- the LOC131073470 gene encoding transcription factor TT8, translating to MLVMNMENNSAEMCESSGSLMEDDVFMIGTHIIGGLDSSAMLGSFPDFHRGDLVITDRLWTGNDFTDGQQLTEQYHIEEAYHQVMGIQQISGSPPQYELLGNNIDPNCRSKLSSAFRDYRKEPTKEVQLCLAPAVKQKSLKRCFDFLRRTYKNSRDKSSWKANDELVEESYAFTHKLAERNRRTKLSQQFLALRSLVPHSPKKVDKISTLTNAISQLNQQKLRIEELEQQNQSLTSALRENSMSEACSSLSYGCAADSTRDALMQCICEEADVLVEKTSIPDEVIIEVTLKRIASNCTHMDAIATVDKCLREMELKVVRIQWRELGSANQLIEGTIRRETKGERWEMRQIKTAVKRALTGN from the exons ATGTTAGTGATGAATATGGAAAATAATTCTGCAGAGATGTGTGAGAGCTCCGGCAGTTTAATGGAGGATGATGTTTTCATGATAGGAACACACATCATCGGAGGTCTAGATTCTTCGGCCATGTTGGGTAGTTTTCCTGATTTTCATAGGGGAGATTTAGTTATTACAGATCGTCTTTGGACTGGTAATGACTTTACTGATGGGCAGCAGCTGACTGAACAGTATCATATTGAAGAGGCGTACCATCAAGTCATGGGCATTCAACAAATTTCAGGCTCCCCTCCGCAATATGAATTGCTCGGTAATAATATTGATCCTAATTGTAGATCAAAATTGAGTAGTGCATTCAGGGATTACAGGAAAGAGCCCACAAAGGAAGTTCAATTGTGTTTGGCACCTGCAGTGAAACAGAAATCACTAAAGAGATGCTTCGATTTTCTTCGGAGGACCTATAAAAATAGCAGAGACAAGTCAAGTTGGAAAGCAAATGATGAGTTGGTAGAGGAATCATATGCGTTTACACATAAGCTTGCTGAGCGCAACAGGAGAACTAAACTCAGTCAGCAATTTTTGGCTCTGCGCTCCCTTGTTCCTCACAGTCCCAAG AAAGTTGATAAAATTTCCACACTAACAAATGCGATATCACAGCTGAATCAGCAAAAGCTTCGCATAGAGGAGCTTGAGCAACAGAATCAAAGCCTAACCAGTGCACTTAGAGAGAACTCTATGAGTGAAGCTTGTAGTAGCTTATCTTATGGCTGCGCAGCAGATTCTACAAGAGATGCGTTGATGCAGTGTATTTGTGAAGAAGCTGATGTACTTGTTGAGAAAACCAGCATACCAGATGAAGTGATCATCGAAGTAACCCTAAAAAGAATAGCATCGAATTGTACTCACATGGACGCCATTGCTACAGTGGATAAGTGCTTGAGAGAAATGGAATTGAAGGTAGTGAGAATACAATGGAGGGAGTTAGGCTCAGCAAACCAACTAATTGAGGGAACAATCCGCAGGGAAACAAAG GGAGAACGCTGGGAGATGAGACAGATTAAGACGGCGGTGAAGCGTGCTCTTACAGGGAATTAA
- the LOC131073471 gene encoding transcription factor TT8, with translation MNMENNSAHVCESFCSLMEDDIFMTRADIVGGLDNSAMLGNFPDYHREDLVITDRPWTDKDFPDWQPLPEQYHIDEAYPQVIDISQDSNFSLHYELLGNNIDPHCRSKLNRAFRNYRKESAKEVQLCLAPAVGQKSLKRCFDFLRRTYKNSRDKSSWEANGGLVEESYAFTHKLSERNRRNKLSQQFLALRSLVPHNPAKKVDKISTLANSISELNRQKLRIQELEQMNQSLTNALRENSMNEACSSLSYGCAADSTRDALMHFICEEADVLVEKTSIPDEAIIEVTLKKISSNCTHMDAIVRVDKCLREMEMKVVRIQWRELDSADQLIEGAIRRKTKGERWETRQIKRAVKHALTGS, from the exons ATGAACATGGAAAACAATTCTGCACATGTTTGTGAGAGCTTCTGCAGTTTAATGGAGGATGATATTTTCATGACAAGAGCAGACATCGTCGGAGGTCTAGATAATTCGGCCATGTTGGGTAATTTTCCTGATTATCATAGGGAGGATTTAGTTATTACAGATCGTCCTTGGACTGATAAGGACTTTCCCGATTGGCAGCCACTACCTGAGCAATATCATATTGACGAGGCGTACCCTCAAGTCATCGACATTTCACAAGATTCAAACTTCTCTCTGCACTACGAATTGCTTGGTAATAATATTGATCCCCATTGTAGATCAAAACTGAATAGGGCATTCAGGAATTACAGGAAAGAGTCCGCAAAGGAAGTCCAATTGTGTTTGGCACCTGCCGTGGGACAGAAATCACTAAAGAGGTGCTTCGATTTTCTACGGAGGACGTATAAAAATAGCAGAGACAAGTCAAGTTGGGAAGCAAATGGTGGATTGGTAGAGGAATCATATGCGTTTACGCATAAGCTTTCTGAACGAAACAGGAGAAACAAACTCAGTCAGCAGTTTTTGGCTTTACGCTCCCTTGTTCCTCACAATCCCGCCAAG AAAGTTGATAAAATTTCCACACTGGCGAATTCGATATCCGAACTGAATCGACAAAAGCTTCGCATACAGGAGCTTGAGCAAATGAATCAAAGCCTAACCAATGCACTTAGAGAGAACTCTATGAATGAAGCTTGTAGTAGCTTATCTTATGGCTGCGCAGCAGATTCAACAAGAGATGCGTTGATGCATTTTATTTGTGAAGAAGCTGATGTACTTGTTGAGAAAACCAGCATTCCAGATGAAGCGATCATCGAAGTAACCCTGAAAAAAATTTCATCGAATTGTACTCACATGGACGCCATTGTCAGAGTGGATAAGTGCTTGAGAGAAATGGAAATGAAGGTAGTGAGAATCCAATGGAGGGAGTTGGACTCAGCAGACCAATTAATTGAGGGGGCAATCCGCAGGAAAACGAAG GGAGAACGATGGGAGACGAGACAGATTAAGAGGGCGGTGAAGCATGCTCTTACAGGGAGTTAA
- the LOC131073473 gene encoding uncharacterized protein LOC131073473 encodes MNMEKNFAHACESFCSLMEDDIFIGCVDYSAMLGNSPDFHREGLVITDRLWTGNDFTDGAQQLPEQYHIDEVYHQVMDIPQTSTSSLHYELLGNNLDPHCKSKLNSAFRNYRKESTKEVQLYLVPAVGQKSVKRCFDFLRRTYKNSRDKSSWEANDGLVEESYAFTHKLAERNRRTKLTQQFLALRSLVPHNSKKVDKSSTLSNAIMELNRQKLRIQELEQQNQSLTNAVRENSMSEACSSLSYGCAANSRRDAFMHCICEEVDVLVEKTSIPDEAIIEVTLKKVASNCPHMDAIATVDKCLRKMELKVVRIQWRELGSANQLIEGTIRRKAKGERWESRQIKSAVKHALTGS; translated from the exons ATGAACATGGAAAAGAATTTTGCACATGCGTGTGAAAGCTTTTGCAGTTTAATGGAGGATGATATTTTCATCGGATGTGTAGATTATTCTGCCATGTTGGGTAATTCTCCTGATTTTCATAGGGAGGGTTTAGTTATTACAGATCGTCTTTGGACTGGTAATGACTTTACTGATGGGGCGCAGCAGCTGCCTGAACAATATCATATTGACGAGGTGTACCATCAAGTCATGGACATTCCACAAACTTCAACCTCCTCTCTGCATTACGAATTGCTTGGTAATAATCTTGATCCCCATTGTAAATCAAAACTAAATAGTGCATTCAGGAATTACAGGAAAGAGTCCACAAAGGAAGTCCAATTGTATTTGGTACCTGCAGTGGGACAGAAATCAGTAAAGAGATGCTTCGATTTTCTAAGGAGGACGTATAAAAATAGCAGAGACAAGTCAAGTTGGGAAGCAAATGATGGGTTGGTAGAGGAATCATATGCGTTTACACATAAGCTTGCTGAACGCAACAGGAGAACTAAACTCACTCAGCAGTTTTTGGCTTTACGCTCCCTTGTTCCTCACAATTCCAAG AAAGTTGATAAAAGTTCCACACTATCAAATGCTATTATGGAGCTTAATCGACAAAAACTTCGCATACAGGAGCTTGAGCAACAGAATCAAAGCCTAACCAATGCAGTTAGAGAGAATTCTATGAGTGAAGCTTGTAGTAGCTTATCTTATGGCTGCGCAGCAAATTCTAGAAGAGATGCTTTTATGCATTGTATTTGTGAAGAAGTTGATGTACTTGTTGAGAAAACCAGCATTCCAGATGAAGCGATCATCGAAGTAACCCTGAAAAAAGTAGCATCGAATTGTCCTCACATGGACGCCATTGCTACAGTGGATAAGTGCTTGAGAAAAATGGAATTGAAGGTAGTGAGAATACAATGGAGGGAGTTAGGCTCAGCAAACCAACTAATTGAGGGGACAATCCGCAGGAAAGCAAAG GGAGAACGATGGGAGTCGAGACAGATTAAGTCAGCGGTGAAACATGCTCTTACTGGGAGTTAA